The genomic DNA AGGGCCGTGCCCACCCATTGAAGCAAACTGAAGGTTACGAACCTTCTTTCAGCCTGATTCGTGCGGACTCCAGGCATGCAATGAAAGGAGATTCGTATGTCCGACGCACTTCCCCTTCCGCCTCGTCCCAACCTTGAGCAATACAAGAAGCTCGCAAAAGACTTCCAACACGCTTGCAAGTCGAGCGAGCCCGGCGCGATTCGCGGCTGGGCCGCGCGCTGGGCGGAAAACATTGCCCGGCTGCAAGGCCTGGAGATCACACCTCAAGTCCAACGACAGATCGACAGCGAAGCGGAACGGATCGAGGAACACTGGCACAAGTTCAAGAAGATGAATGAACGCGCTGCGCGGTGCACGCTGGCCGACGCGCAGTTCTTCGTCGCGGGCGGCCACGGCTTCGCGAGCTGGCCGAATTTTGCCAAGCACCTTGAAGAGCTAGCGCGTGCTAGTTCGCCGGTCTCGAAGTTTGAAGCGGCCGTGGACGCGATCGTCAGCGGCGACGCAGCGACGCTCGAGCTGCTGCTGAGCGAGAATCCTGAGCTGGTGCGGGCGCGTTCGACGCGTGAACATCGCTCGACCCTACTACATTATGTCTCGGCGAACGGCGTCGAGGACTTCCGCCAGAAGACGCCGAAGAACATTGTCGAGATCACCAAGCTGCTGCTGAAGGCCGGCGCCGATGTAAATGCGGAATCAGCCGCGTATGGCGGCCGGTCGACAACGCTGGGATTGACGGCGACGAGTTGGCACCCAGAAAACGCCGGCGTGCAGCTCCCGCTGATGGATCTGTTGATCGAGCATGGCGCAATGATCGACGGTTCGGACGGAGGCAGCGCGGTCAACGGCTGCCTCCATAACGGGCGCGGGGAGGCGGCGGAATTCTTCGCGAGTCGCGGCTC from Gemmatimonadaceae bacterium includes the following:
- a CDS encoding ankyrin repeat domain-containing protein — translated: MSDALPLPPRPNLEQYKKLAKDFQHACKSSEPGAIRGWAARWAENIARLQGLEITPQVQRQIDSEAERIEEHWHKFKKMNERAARCTLADAQFFVAGGHGFASWPNFAKHLEELARASSPVSKFEAAVDAIVSGDAATLELLLSENPELVRARSTREHRSTLLHYVSANGVEDFRQKTPKNIVEITKLLLKAGADVNAESAAYGGRSTTLGLTATSWHPENAGVQLPLMDLLIEHGAMIDGSDGGSAVNGCLHNGRGEAAEFFASRGSRLDLEGAAGVGRLDVVKSFFKDDGSLKSPATQEQMKDGFAWACEFGRTRVVDFLLQRGMKVDAKLKHDGETGLHWAAYEGHVDTVKLLLDRGAPIDVKDESYGGTPLGWALYGWGAPERAQRVDYYEVVTLLVRTGAKLDLEWYEDNEERRRAAEKMRSDRRMLAALRGEMPE